One segment of Polaribacter huanghezhanensis DNA contains the following:
- the gldJ gene encoding gliding motility lipoprotein GldJ encodes MKNLLKFSLLVIVSLTLTNCQTCTDCTSSLTGWKFNNPDYGNYIKGNSFEGSKPPGGMVAIEGGTFTMGQVQDDVMFDWNTTPKKMHIRSFYMDEAEVTNAEYLLFTQYTKDVFPPDDPKYKYIYNSVLPDTLVWRKGLGNTDLLSENYLRHPAYANYPVVGVSWLQATQYCKWRTNAVNLKILMDKGVIKNIWKMDSINFKGKNVFDTDVYLENPYALFDGDSTIYKKGLPSNIKRKKGQPKPKKGAFTGRQVTFSDGILAQKYRLPTEAEWEYAAKSIIETREYNNLKGRKKYTWTGKYTRDKSKRYKGDQLANFKQSKGNYSGIAGWSSDGSDIPIKVKSYPPNAFGLYDMSGNVAEWVADVYRPNIDVDANDFNYYRGNVFTKKMINKEGKVVIVDENSIEYDTLDNGKIIPLYLPGSIKYVPTTKDDIYMRRNYSAANNSNLGDGNKNSSRFYQSDLTQFENDPAMYNSPKTRRDERDSVGNILKKYDTKFRSTLIGNNTRVYKGGSWSDREYWLDPAQRRYLPEYMSTNFIGFRCVTDKVGPMTYKKKTARNARR; translated from the coding sequence ATGAAAAACTTATTAAAATTTTCTTTATTAGTAATTGTTAGTTTAACACTTACTAACTGTCAAACCTGTACAGATTGTACTTCTTCTTTAACTGGTTGGAAATTTAACAATCCAGATTACGGAAACTATATTAAAGGCAACTCTTTTGAAGGCTCTAAACCACCTGGTGGAATGGTAGCTATTGAAGGCGGAACTTTTACCATGGGGCAAGTACAAGACGATGTAATGTTTGATTGGAATACTACTCCAAAAAAAATGCATATACGTTCTTTTTATATGGATGAAGCAGAAGTAACGAATGCAGAATATTTATTATTTACGCAATATACCAAGGATGTCTTTCCGCCTGATGACCCAAAATATAAATACATCTATAATTCAGTTTTACCAGACACATTGGTATGGAGAAAAGGATTAGGAAATACAGATTTACTATCTGAAAATTATTTACGTCACCCAGCCTATGCAAATTACCCTGTTGTTGGTGTTAGTTGGCTACAAGCAACACAATATTGCAAATGGAGAACAAATGCCGTGAATCTAAAAATTTTAATGGATAAAGGTGTTATAAAAAACATCTGGAAAATGGATTCAATCAATTTTAAAGGTAAAAATGTTTTTGATACCGATGTTTATTTAGAAAATCCTTATGCTTTATTTGATGGAGATTCTACAATCTATAAAAAAGGTTTACCAAGCAACATCAAAAGAAAAAAGGGACAACCAAAACCAAAAAAAGGAGCATTTACTGGAAGACAAGTAACATTTTCTGACGGAATTTTAGCACAAAAATATCGTTTACCAACTGAAGCTGAATGGGAATATGCAGCGAAATCTATTATTGAAACGAGAGAATATAATAACTTAAAAGGTAGAAAAAAATATACTTGGACTGGAAAATACACTAGAGATAAATCTAAACGATATAAAGGAGATCAATTAGCGAATTTTAAACAGTCTAAAGGAAATTATAGCGGCATAGCAGGTTGGAGCAGTGATGGTTCTGACATTCCAATTAAAGTAAAGTCATATCCTCCAAATGCTTTTGGGTTGTATGACATGTCTGGTAATGTTGCTGAATGGGTTGCTGATGTCTACAGACCAAATATAGATGTTGATGCCAACGACTTTAATTATTATAGAGGTAATGTTTTTACTAAAAAAATGATTAATAAAGAAGGAAAAGTTGTTATCGTAGATGAGAACTCTATAGAATATGACACTTTAGATAATGGAAAAATTATTCCTTTATATTTACCCGGAAGCATTAAATATGTTCCAACCACTAAAGACGATATTTATATGAGAAGAAATTATAGTGCTGCTAACAACTCTAATTTAGGTGATGGTAATAAGAATTCTTCAAGATTTTATCAATCAGATTTGACACAATTTGAAAATGATCCAGCAATGTATAATTCTCCTAAAACACGAAGAGACGAAAGAGACAGTGTTGGTAATATTCTAAAGAAGTATGACACTAAATTTAGATCTACATTAATTGGAAACAATACAAGAGTCTACAAAGGTGGTTCTTGGAGCGACAGAGAATATTGGCTAGATCCGGCACAAAGAAGATATTTGCCAGAATACATGTCTACAAACTTTATTGGTTTTAGGTGTGTAACGGATAAAGTTGGCCCAATGACCTATAAGAAAAAAACAGCGAGAAACGCAAGAAGATAA
- the porU gene encoding type IX secretion system sortase PorU: MRKIQFLFLVLIGFSALSFSQTTNSVLSNGNWYKFSVDTTGVFKIDISMLQKMGINTADLNPENIRIYGNGGTMLPQKNSAFRFADLQENAIYVEGEDDGVFNSGDFILFYAKGPHDWGLNPNLETANHRQNIFSDKAYYFLTVAETNGKRISELPTNTNPAIKTITTFDDFIFYEKETRNLFAVGTQWFGEDFSVENVQNFKLDFTSIDTNYPIKVKVAGAAISALPSTMNIKINTQNAFSISYPSVTSGSLTLGWPNFNSSDINVNSSTIDVSITYNNNGNPGAKAYLDYIEIVGKKHLIANGKQFSFRSFEAFKTNGTVEYQIQDATNVSQLWDVTSPINPKKITNSSSGNNFTFRASGGVLNEYIALNQFDYFTPEVDGNSLVKNQNLHGLKDLNYIIITNNELSAQAQRLAEYHQVNSSLTTKVVQLSEIYNEFGSGAPDITAVRDFIKRVYGTNTNATSKLKYVCFFGDGSYDYKDRITDNNNIVPVFESNQSFNLATSYVTDDYFVMLDSNEGSMLTSDTIDVASGRIPVSTIQQATEVVDKILSYYTTASFGDWRNTITLVADDIDAAGEESLEFGVERIADSIKKHKPIFNINKIYADAYKQENSSGGERYPQVNLALTNAVEKGTLVLDYFGHGGEDGFASERILEVPQIQGFKNPKTLPLFITVTCEFSRFDNPLRTTAGELIFWNKNGGAASLITTTREVFISTGQNFNERLLKILLQFNNEDESIAESLIAAKNGFSSFQKFFIYYLGDPAMKLAIPKPNVQITKMNGVHISQSLDTLKALSKVSFEGAVTDTANQVLTNFNGTLSTTVFDKLIHKTTLDNNSFGIKMNFDSRESKLFRGKSSVTNGTFKFDFIVPKDIKVAYGKGKLSFYASDEKDDKSGANYDVVVGGINPNATNDTVGPELSVFMNDESFIEGGNTNTSPNLIISLSDISGINTSITSIDHDIVAILDGDQANSILLNDYYETELNDFTKGKVVYQLRDLIVGNHTLKIKAWDTYNNSSEATLNFRVVSDSGLVLDNVLNYPNPFINYTEFWFNHNKPNEPLEVQVQIFTISGKIIKTINRTIQTTGNLSRSINWNGLDDFGNRLGKGVYIYKLKVKSTISNQYSEKYEKLVIL; encoded by the coding sequence ATGAGAAAAATACAGTTCCTTTTTTTAGTACTTATTGGTTTTAGCGCCTTAAGTTTTTCACAAACAACAAATTCTGTGTTGTCTAACGGTAATTGGTATAAGTTTTCTGTGGATACAACAGGTGTTTTTAAGATTGATATTTCCATGTTACAAAAAATGGGAATTAACACCGCAGATTTAAATCCTGAAAATATTAGAATTTACGGAAATGGAGGTACAATGTTACCGCAAAAAAATAGCGCTTTTAGATTTGCTGACTTACAGGAAAATGCAATTTATGTTGAAGGTGAAGATGATGGCGTTTTTAATTCAGGTGATTTTATTCTGTTTTATGCAAAAGGCCCGCACGATTGGGGATTAAACCCAAATTTAGAAACTGCCAATCATCGTCAAAATATTTTTTCTGACAAAGCCTATTATTTTTTAACCGTTGCAGAAACAAACGGAAAACGAATTTCAGAATTGCCAACGAATACAAATCCTGCAATAAAAACCATTACTACTTTTGATGATTTTATATTTTATGAAAAAGAAACCAGAAACTTATTTGCAGTAGGAACACAATGGTTCGGAGAAGATTTTAGTGTAGAAAATGTTCAGAATTTTAAATTAGATTTTACATCAATTGACACAAATTACCCCATAAAAGTTAAAGTTGCTGGTGCCGCAATTTCGGCTTTACCTTCAACAATGAATATAAAAATAAATACTCAAAATGCTTTTTCTATAAGTTACCCAAGTGTTACAAGTGGTTCGTTAACATTGGGTTGGCCAAATTTTAATTCGTCAGACATCAATGTGAATTCTTCTACAATTGATGTTTCTATCACCTATAATAATAATGGAAATCCCGGAGCAAAAGCATATCTAGATTATATAGAAATTGTTGGGAAAAAGCACTTAATTGCTAACGGAAAACAATTTTCTTTTAGAAGTTTTGAGGCTTTTAAGACAAACGGAACTGTAGAATATCAAATTCAAGATGCCACAAATGTTTCGCAACTTTGGGACGTTACAAGTCCTATCAACCCTAAGAAAATAACAAATTCATCAAGCGGAAACAATTTCACCTTCAGGGCAAGTGGCGGAGTTTTAAACGAATACATTGCGTTAAATCAATTCGATTATTTTACGCCAGAAGTTGATGGGAATTCATTGGTGAAAAATCAAAATTTACACGGGTTGAAAGACCTAAATTATATCATTATTACAAATAATGAATTATCGGCACAAGCACAGCGATTGGCAGAGTATCATCAAGTAAATTCTAGTTTGACAACGAAAGTGGTGCAGCTTTCAGAAATTTATAACGAGTTTGGTTCTGGAGCTCCAGATATTACAGCGGTTAGAGATTTTATCAAACGCGTTTACGGTACAAATACCAACGCAACAAGCAAATTAAAATATGTGTGCTTTTTTGGTGATGGCTCTTATGATTATAAAGATAGAATTACCGATAATAATAATATTGTTCCTGTTTTTGAATCGAATCAGAGTTTTAATTTGGCAACTTCTTATGTTACAGACGATTATTTTGTGATGTTAGATTCAAATGAAGGATCAATGCTTACATCAGACACCATTGATGTCGCTTCTGGTAGAATTCCGGTTTCTACAATTCAGCAAGCCACTGAAGTTGTCGATAAAATTTTAAGTTATTACACTACAGCATCGTTCGGAGATTGGAGAAATACCATTACGTTGGTTGCAGATGATATTGATGCCGCAGGAGAAGAATCATTAGAATTTGGTGTTGAGAGAATTGCGGATTCTATTAAAAAACACAAACCCATTTTTAACATCAATAAAATTTATGCGGATGCTTATAAACAAGAAAATTCTTCAGGTGGCGAACGTTATCCGCAGGTAAATTTAGCTTTGACAAACGCCGTAGAAAAAGGAACTTTGGTGTTAGATTATTTTGGTCATGGAGGAGAAGATGGTTTTGCAAGCGAACGAATTTTAGAAGTCCCGCAAATTCAAGGATTTAAAAACCCAAAAACATTACCATTATTTATTACAGTTACTTGCGAGTTTTCTAGATTTGATAATCCGTTAAGAACCACAGCTGGTGAGCTAATTTTTTGGAATAAAAATGGTGGCGCTGCAAGTTTAATTACCACAACAAGAGAAGTTTTTATTTCTACGGGGCAAAATTTCAACGAACGTTTGTTAAAAATTTTATTGCAATTTAATAATGAAGATGAATCGATTGCGGAATCTTTAATTGCGGCAAAAAACGGGTTTTCTAGTTTTCAGAAATTCTTTATTTATTATTTAGGAGATCCAGCAATGAAATTGGCAATTCCGAAACCAAACGTTCAAATAACCAAAATGAACGGCGTACATATTTCACAATCTTTAGACACGTTAAAAGCCTTGTCTAAAGTGAGTTTTGAAGGGGCTGTTACCGATACTGCAAATCAGGTTTTAACCAATTTTAATGGCACATTATCAACAACAGTTTTTGACAAGCTAATCCATAAAACAACGTTAGATAATAATAGTTTCGGAATTAAAATGAATTTTGATTCCAGAGAGAGTAAATTGTTTAGAGGAAAATCTAGTGTTACAAATGGCACATTTAAATTCGACTTTATAGTGCCAAAAGATATTAAAGTTGCTTACGGAAAAGGAAAATTAAGCTTTTATGCGTCTGATGAAAAAGATGATAAATCAGGTGCAAATTATGATGTTGTTGTTGGCGGAATAAATCCAAATGCAACAAACGATACCGTTGGCCCAGAGTTGTCAGTTTTTATGAATGATGAATCTTTTATTGAAGGAGGAAACACAAATACGTCTCCAAATTTAATCATTTCGTTGTCAGATATCAGTGGAATAAACACGTCAATTACATCGATAGATCATGATATTGTTGCAATTTTAGATGGAGATCAAGCAAATTCAATTCTACTAAACGATTATTACGAAACCGAATTAAACGATTTTACAAAAGGAAAAGTAGTGTATCAATTAAGAGATTTAATTGTTGGAAATCACACCTTAAAAATAAAAGCTTGGGACACCTATAATAATTCCTCAGAAGCAACGTTAAATTTTAGGGTTGTTAGCGATAGCGGATTGGTGCTAGATAATGTGTTAAATTATCCAAATCCGTTTATAAACTATACCGAGTTTTGGTTCAATCATAACAAGCCAAACGAACCATTAGAAGTGCAAGTTCAAATCTTTACTATTTCTGGAAAAATTATTAAAACAATAAACCGAACAATTCAAACTACTGGGAATTTATCTAGAAGTATCAATTGGAATGGTTTAGACGATTTTGGGAACCGATTAGGAAAAGGAGTTTATATTTATAAATTAAAAGTAAAATCAACGATAAGTAATCAGTATTCAGAAAAATATGAAAAATTAGTCATACTTTAG
- the cdd gene encoding cytidine deaminase → MKKIDVVASATVYDDVSELPSNVQLLMNKAIEARNNAYAPYSKFSVGAAMLLENNQIILGNNQESAAYPSGMCAERVAIWKAGSDFPGVKVKQLAITASSSISKVDRPVGPCGACRQTLSEYEINQKEPIEIYFMGEVGKIVKTESLLSLLPFSFDSTYL, encoded by the coding sequence ATGAAAAAAATTGATGTAGTAGCTTCTGCAACCGTTTATGATGATGTTTCAGAATTGCCTTCAAATGTTCAATTGCTAATGAATAAAGCAATTGAAGCCCGTAATAACGCATACGCACCGTATTCTAAATTTAGTGTTGGAGCCGCAATGTTATTAGAAAACAATCAAATTATTTTAGGAAATAACCAAGAAAGTGCTGCATATCCGTCCGGAATGTGTGCAGAAAGAGTTGCAATTTGGAAAGCTGGCTCAGATTTTCCTGGAGTTAAAGTAAAACAATTGGCAATTACAGCAAGTTCTAGTATTTCTAAAGTTGATAGGCCTGTTGGTCCTTGCGGCGCTTGTAGACAAACCTTGTCAGAATACGAAATCAACCAAAAAGAACCAATAGAAATTTATTTTATGGGCGAAGTTGGTAAAATTGTAAAAACAGAATCGTTGTTGTCTTTATTGCCGTTTTCATTTGATAGCACTTATTTGTAA
- the porV gene encoding type IX secretion system outer membrane channel protein PorV gives MKKSYLLSIICCFMVLNTIQSQSNAITTAAPFLLITPDARAGGMGDIGVATSSDAFSLFHNPSKIAFNTNQISIGVNYTPWLRNLVSDIFVGGLSYVNRFSENAAWAVDFKYFSLGKIELTDSNGNSTGTENPNELAVSGTYALKLSETFSMGVGLRYIHSNYKLSVQNPDIQAINSFSVDISGYYRSPEENYGTFNGRYRLGFNISNIGPKVSYVPGKEDFIPTNLRLGGGFDFILDDYNIIGINLETTKLLVPTPQPDNSDKDKGFLSGMFSSFGDAPGGFSEELKEFTYALGAEYLYNNAFALRTGYYHESEMKGNRQYFTMGGGFKARSFSLDLSYLINASNVNHPLENTLRFSLSFDLGEIYEDY, from the coding sequence ATGAAGAAAAGTTACTTACTATCAATCATATGCTGTTTTATGGTATTAAACACCATACAAAGTCAGTCTAATGCAATTACAACAGCAGCGCCATTTTTATTAATCACGCCAGATGCAAGAGCGGGCGGAATGGGTGATATTGGAGTTGCAACTTCATCAGATGCATTTTCATTATTTCACAATCCATCTAAAATTGCATTTAATACAAATCAAATTAGTATTGGTGTAAATTATACGCCTTGGCTGCGTAATTTGGTGAGCGATATTTTTGTTGGTGGTTTATCTTACGTTAATAGATTTAGCGAAAATGCAGCTTGGGCTGTAGATTTTAAATATTTTTCTTTAGGAAAAATAGAATTGACAGATTCTAATGGAAATTCGACAGGAACAGAAAACCCAAATGAGTTGGCAGTTTCTGGAACCTACGCTTTAAAATTAAGTGAAACTTTTTCTATGGGAGTTGGTTTGAGATATATTCATTCCAATTATAAATTGAGTGTTCAAAATCCAGATATCCAAGCAATCAATTCTTTTTCTGTAGATATTTCTGGTTACTACAGATCTCCAGAAGAAAATTATGGAACTTTTAATGGTCGATATCGCTTAGGGTTTAATATTTCTAATATTGGACCAAAAGTTTCTTATGTTCCAGGAAAAGAAGATTTTATTCCGACCAATTTAAGATTGGGTGGAGGCTTTGATTTTATTTTGGATGATTATAATATCATTGGAATCAATTTAGAAACCACAAAACTATTAGTGCCAACTCCGCAGCCAGATAATTCTGATAAGGATAAAGGATTTTTATCAGGAATGTTTTCTTCTTTTGGCGATGCGCCTGGCGGATTTAGCGAAGAATTAAAAGAATTTACCTATGCTTTAGGTGCCGAATATTTGTACAATAATGCCTTTGCTTTAAGAACAGGATATTATCACGAAAGCGAAATGAAAGGAAATAGACAATATTTTACAATGGGCGGCGGATTTAAAGCCAGATCTTTTTCGCTAGATTTATCTTACTTGATAAATGCCTCAAATGTAAATCATCCTTTAGAAAACACGTTACGGTTTTCTTTATCGTTTGATTTAGGTGAAATTTATGAAGATTATTAG